GTTTACGATGTGGGGCGGTCAAATCCGCTTTACCAGTGCAAACCTGTTCGCGATCGGTTTCGTACCGACGTTCGTTATGGGTGGGGTTACCGGCGTCATGCTGGCATCTGCTCCTGCAGACTTCCAGTACCATGATACGTATTTCGTTGTAGCTCACTTCCACTACGTTATCGTTGGTGGTCTGGTATTCGGTTTGTTTGCCGGACTCCACTACTGGTGGCCAAAAATGTTCGGTCGCGTACTGAACGAAACGCTTGGCAAATGGACGTTCTGGTTGTTCGCAATCGGCTTCCATTTGACATTCTTCGTACAGCATTTCCTTGGACTGCTAGGTATGCAGCGGCGGATTGTCTCATACTTGCCGAACCAGAATTTTGACGAACTTAACTTTATAAGTACCATCGGCGCAATCTTGATGGGTATCGGCGTTTTGGCTTTCCTGGCAAACGTTGTTGCCACTTCGAGAAAACCGGTTGGTGCTCCGAACGATCCATGGGAAGATGGCCGTACGCTCGAGTGGAGTATTCCTTCTCCACCGCCAGAGTACAACTTCAAGCAAATTCCGCTTGTTCGCGGCATTGACGCTTATTGGAAAGAGAAGATGGCAGGCAATAAAGAGATGACACCATCCGAACCGGTTGGTCCGATTCACATGCCTTCGCCAAGTATTCTACCGTTTGTAATGTCACTGGGTCTGTTTATCGCGGGTCTTGGTTTCATGTTTAGCACGGAGGACTTCTCGAATTCGTTCATGAGCTTAATCTTCAATAAATATATCGTTCTGATTGTTGGTCTTCTGATTACGTTCGCGGCTATGATCGCTCGTTCCCTGTACGATGATCATGGATATCACATCGAAGTTGAAGAACTGGAAGGGGAGGGGAAAGCATGAGTCACGCTGAACATGTAAACGGCGAACTTCCTCACGAGCCGGAGAAGGCAACACTCGAAGGCCGTAATAAGGTTCTTGGTTTCTGGCTCTTCCTCGGTGGAGAGGCCGTGCTCTTTGGTACGTTGTTTGCAACGTTCCTGGCGCTTCGCGGCCAGAACAACGAAGGCCCAACCGCAGCCGAGCTGTTCTCTCTGCCAATTACGGCAGCAGCAACGCTGATATTGCTTGTCAGTTCCTTGACCAGTGTGTTCGCCATTCAGGCGCTTCACCGTCACAATATCGAGAAGCTGAAGTTGTGGCTGATCGTAACCGTTGTTCTGGGTCTTGGGTTCCTTGGCCTTGAGATTTATGAGTTCTATGAATATGTTGTGCATGAATCGTTTAACATGAAGACGAGTGCATTCTCGTCTGCATTCTATACGCTGGTTGGCTTCCACGGTGCCCACGTTGCTTTCGGGGTTGTGTGGATCAGCCTGTTGATCGCTCAGCTGTACAGAAAAGGGTTAACCGTGGTTACAGCACCTAAGGTATATGTTTCTGCCATGTACTGGCACTTTATCGACGTTGTATGGGTGTTCATCTTCTCGGTCGTATACCTTCTTGGAAAGGTGGGCTAAGGAATGACTGCGAATCAACAATCTAATGAGGGGCCTACAGTTAAACACCGCCATCGTGTGGAAGGCCCTGAGAAACACATTGTTGTCTTTATTTTCTCCATTGTCCTGACTGCGATTGCTTTTGCGGCTGTCGCAGCCGGTGGCATCAACACAGCATTTACGATCATCATTTTGCTGGTTATGGCTGTGTTGCAGGTGTTCGTACAAATGGGTTACTGGATGCACTTGAAGGACAAAGGGCATCTAATGCCAATCCTGTTTATGATTGGCGGCTTCTTCGTAGCTAGTACCTGTATTGTCATGGCACTGTTCTGGGTTTGGTGGTAAAATGAAAAAGAGGTGGGCTACTTTCAGCCCCCTCTTTTTTTAAATCGTAGGTAGGTGTCACAATTTGGACAGAATTTAACCCGTTATGGGGAGGTTTTTGCATGCTGGGCTTAGAATATTTTAGTTTTGCAGATAAATGGAGTCCCTTGTTCCTAGCATTTATGCTGCTCGTAACAGCAGGTTACTTCCTGTTGACCGGGCCGCTGAGCAATCGATTCGAAGGGAGTGCTCCGGTTTCCGCAGGGAGGAGAACACTGTTTGTAGGCGGTATGCTTGCGTTCTATCTTGCACAGGGTGGACCCATTGAACTGCTGGGGCATACGATGTTCTCGTTTCACATGGTCAGTATGGCAATGTCCTATTTAATGGCGATGCCGCTCTTGATTCTGGGTATTCCTGTTTGGATGTGGCGTGCCTTCGATAAGGTCAATCCGTTTAAGAATCTCGGTTTCCTTGCACGTCCGATTGTTGCCGCGGTTCTGTTTAACGGCTTATTTTCTTTTTATCACATCCCGGTTATCCATGATTTTGTTATGTTGAATTTCTGGGTGCACCGTTTGTACTATTCAATCCTGTTTATCGCTTCGCTGCTGATGTGGTGGGCCATTATTAACCCGATCCCGGAGAAGGACAAGTCCTCAGGGCTTTTGAAAATGGGGTATATTTTTCTCAATATGGTCTTGCTGACACCGGCATGTGCGCTCATTATTTTCTCGAGCGAGCCGATGTACGCAACTTATAGCGATCCGGTGGTATGGGCAAAGGCGATGGGGTACTGCGTAGCTGGCGATACCTCGGCGTTGCTTAGTAAATTCGGCGGACCTGAGTTCTTTGGTTATCTAGAGCCTGCAATTGACCAGCGAGTGGGC
Above is a window of Paenibacillus sp. FSL K6-1330 DNA encoding:
- a CDS encoding cytochrome (ubi)quinol oxidase subunit III, whose product is MSHAEHVNGELPHEPEKATLEGRNKVLGFWLFLGGEAVLFGTLFATFLALRGQNNEGPTAAELFSLPITAAATLILLVSSLTSVFAIQALHRHNIEKLKLWLIVTVVLGLGFLGLEIYEFYEYVVHESFNMKTSAFSSAFYTLVGFHGAHVAFGVVWISLLIAQLYRKGLTVVTAPKVYVSAMYWHFIDVVWVFIFSVVYLLGKVG
- a CDS encoding cytochrome C oxidase subunit IV family protein, with product MTANQQSNEGPTVKHRHRVEGPEKHIVVFIFSIVLTAIAFAAVAAGGINTAFTIIILLVMAVLQVFVQMGYWMHLKDKGHLMPILFMIGGFFVASTCIVMALFWVWW
- the ctaG gene encoding cytochrome c oxidase assembly factor CtaG — its product is MLGLEYFSFADKWSPLFLAFMLLVTAGYFLLTGPLSNRFEGSAPVSAGRRTLFVGGMLAFYLAQGGPIELLGHTMFSFHMVSMAMSYLMAMPLLILGIPVWMWRAFDKVNPFKNLGFLARPIVAAVLFNGLFSFYHIPVIHDFVMLNFWVHRLYYSILFIASLLMWWAIINPIPEKDKSSGLLKMGYIFLNMVLLTPACALIIFSSEPMYATYSDPVVWAKAMGYCVAGDTSALLSKFGGPEFFGYLEPAIDQRVGGIIMKFFQEIIFASMLAYVFFHWYKRENQEDDPLPGEIPPGKLNQA